A DNA window from Betta splendens chromosome 6, fBetSpl5.4, whole genome shotgun sequence contains the following coding sequences:
- the ifitm5 gene encoding interferon-induced transmembrane protein 5, with protein sequence MDNHSYNFPSDCTPLTNCKSARKAGGSTVVNMGSAGKNPPRDYLLWSLCNTLYVNFCCLGFMALIYSIKARDQKTQGNLQLAQECSDKAKWYNILAAGWNLLIPLLAVVLLVLLLVHLGSHQGSFDFLGEDGLQNFLKLFSW encoded by the exons ATGGACAACCATTCGTACAACTTCCCGTCGGACTGCACCCCGCTCACCAACTGCAAGTCGGCCCGGAAAGCGGGCGGCTCAACCGTGGTGAACATGGGCAGCGCCGGTAAGAACCCTCCCCGGGACTATCTGCTGTGGTCGCTGTGCAACACCTTGTACGTGAACTTCTGCTGCCTGGGCTTCATGGCGCTCATCTACTCCATCAAG GCCAGGGATCAGAAGACACAGGGCAACCTGCAGCTGGCCCAGGAGTGTTCAGACAAGGCCAAGTGGTACAACATCCTGGCGGCCGGCTGGAACCTGCTGATTCCCCTGCTCGCCGTGGTcctgctcgtcctgctgctcGTGCACCTGGGCTCCCACCAGGGCTCCTTCGACTTCCTGGGAGAGGACGGCTTGCAGAACTTCTTGAAACTGTTCAGCTGGTAG